A stretch of Bacteroidota bacterium DNA encodes these proteins:
- the gldF gene encoding gliding motility-associated ABC transporter permease subunit GldF produces MFTLFKKEIRAFLSSLIGYIAICVFLLLVGLFLWILPTDSNLLNNGYAGLDSLFSLAPWVFLFLIPAITMRSFADEKKSGTIEFLLTKPLTDLQIILAKYFAGVTLVLFSLLPTLIYYYSVYKLGNPVGNIDSGGTWGSYIGLFFLASAFTAIGIFASSLSDNQIVAFILAVFLCFFCFIGFEYVSMLAFGKTGSIILSLGINDHYASMSRGVIDLRDVIYFLSLSGIFILSTKTVLESRKW; encoded by the coding sequence ATGTTCACGCTTTTCAAGAAAGAAATTCGCGCCTTCCTGAGTTCCCTCATCGGCTACATTGCCATCTGCGTTTTTCTTTTGCTGGTCGGATTATTTCTATGGATTCTTCCCACCGATTCAAATCTTCTCAACAACGGCTATGCCGGATTAGATTCTCTTTTTTCTCTGGCGCCCTGGGTTTTTCTTTTTTTAATTCCGGCAATTACGATGCGTTCGTTTGCGGATGAAAAAAAATCAGGCACGATTGAATTTCTTCTTACAAAACCTTTAACCGATTTGCAAATCATACTCGCAAAATATTTTGCGGGAGTTACGCTTGTTTTGTTTTCTCTTCTTCCAACTTTAATTTATTACTATTCTGTTTACAAACTCGGAAATCCTGTTGGTAATATTGATTCTGGCGGAACATGGGGTTCGTACATCGGATTATTTTTTCTTGCTTCAGCTTTCACTGCCATAGGAATTTTTGCTTCTTCGCTTTCCGACAATCAAATTGTGGCTTTCATTCTCGCGGTGTTTCTTTGCTTTTTTTGTTTTATCGGATTTGAATATGTGAGCATGCTTGCCTTCGGAAAAACCGGAAGCATTATTTTATCGCTCGGCATCAATGACCATTATGCTTCGATGAGCCGCGGAGTAATTGATTTGCGCGATGTAATTTATTTTCTGAGTTTGTCAGGAATTTTTATTCTTTCAACTAAAACTGTTCTTGAAAGTCGTAAGTGGTAA
- a CDS encoding rhomboid family intramembrane serine protease has translation MNEEKQKIFRSIFFPSLFVAILWGVKIFENVFGINFIQFGLYPRSWQGLLGILTCPLIHSSFNHLFSNSIPLLILGAITFYFYRPIAFSVFFWVYLMSGIWLWAAGREAYHVGASGLVYGFVAFLFFSGIIRKERTLMVLSLLVVFLYGSLVWGLFPIYPTISWEAHLLGSLAGIITAFYFRKEGPQAKKFEWEDEKEENEITFPKENSEDNF, from the coding sequence ATGAACGAAGAGAAACAAAAAATTTTCCGAAGCATTTTTTTTCCTTCCCTCTTTGTGGCGATTTTATGGGGAGTGAAGATTTTTGAAAACGTTTTCGGAATTAATTTTATCCAGTTTGGTTTGTACCCGCGCTCGTGGCAGGGGCTCCTTGGCATTCTCACCTGCCCGCTCATTCATAGTTCCTTCAATCACCTTTTTTCAAATAGCATTCCGCTTTTAATTCTGGGCGCCATCACATTTTATTTTTACCGCCCCATTGCTTTTTCGGTTTTCTTCTGGGTTTATCTCATGAGCGGAATCTGGCTGTGGGCTGCCGGAAGAGAAGCGTATCATGTTGGCGCGAGCGGATTGGTATACGGCTTCGTGGCTTTTCTTTTTTTCAGCGGAATAATCCGCAAAGAGCGAACGCTCATGGTGCTTTCGCTGCTGGTGGTTTTTCTCTATGGAAGTTTGGTGTGGGGATTGTTTCCGATTTATCCGACCATTTCGTGGGAAGCGCATTTGCTTGGCTCGCTGGCAGGAATTATTACAGCATTTTATTTCCGAAAGGAAGGGCCGCAGGCAAAAAAGTTTGAATGGGAAGATGAGAAAGAAGAAAATGAAATTACTTTTCCAAAAGAAAATTCAGAAGATAATTTTTAA
- a CDS encoding DUF479 domain-containing protein: MNFLAHLYLSGNDEQLMIGNFIADSVKGSAYNNFPVGIKKGILLHRAIDFYSDNHPVFLKSVERLRPNYRKYAGVIIDIFYDHYLAKNWKNYSDKPLEQYASEVHSLMLKNILLMPEKSLMFLKYAIRTNRLVSYAGLDGIGEVLYGMSRHTTFKSNMEFAVKDLKEHYSEFENEFKLFFEDARVFVEEWKRKNI; the protein is encoded by the coding sequence ATGAATTTTCTTGCGCACCTTTATCTCTCCGGCAATGATGAACAACTGATGATCGGCAACTTCATTGCTGATTCAGTGAAAGGAAGCGCGTATAATAATTTCCCCGTGGGAATTAAAAAAGGAATTCTCCTTCATCGCGCAATTGATTTTTATTCTGACAATCATCCGGTGTTTTTAAAAAGCGTTGAACGATTGCGTCCTAACTATAGAAAATATGCAGGAGTCATCATAGATATTTTTTACGATCATTATCTGGCGAAGAACTGGAAAAATTATTCCGATAAACCGCTGGAGCAATACGCAAGCGAAGTTCATTCGCTCATGCTGAAAAATATTTTACTGATGCCGGAAAAATCGTTAATGTTTTTGAAATACGCTATTCGCACCAACCGTTTGGTTTCTTATGCGGGTTTAGATGGAATAGGCGAGGTGCTTTATGGGATGAGCAGGCACACAACTTTTAAATCGAACATGGAATTTGCAGTGAAAGATTTGAAAGAACATTATTCTGAATTTGAAAATGAGTTCAAACTATTTTTTGAAGATGCGAGAGTATTTGTTGAAGAATGGAAGAGAAAAAATATCTGA
- the gldG gene encoding gliding motility-associated ABC transporter substrate-binding protein GldG — MKKRKDIIQLLLSVAIILLVNFISTFFFLRFDLTSDKRYTLSPATKEMLGKLDDIVYFKIYLEGDLPAGFDRLKTSTKEMLYEMRVHSHNNIEYEFINPNESPEKKKQNEIALQLMQKGLTPTYIEQKVEAGTSQQMIFPGAIASYKSGNKEFAVQLFKEQVGTPSEMQLSNSIQSLEYEISTTIRKLTMDMKAKIAFTEGHGELDSVYVADISKALSDYYSVSRIKLQGKIKNIEKINQQKAIIIAKPDSFFTEQNKFIIDQYIMQGGKVLWLVDGVYASMDSLRKAPETFAIKFPLGLDNQLFRYGVRINSNLVMDLRSGVIPVPVNNKYKLMPWFYFPLLAQSNNHPIVNNLNLVKGEFASTIDTVNVSGIKKTFLLSTSKYTSVQNTPAKIDIRTIFEEPDTRIFNQAYKPVAVLLEGEFQSLYKNHPLPGIDSIPQVKFKEKNVATKMIVVANGDIIKNVVQQSTNRAYPLGYDIYSQQIYGNKNFILNAVNYLCDDSGLLEVRSRELKLRMMDRKKVSEEKFKWQAINTSVPILLIIIFGIIQAVIRKKKFTL, encoded by the coding sequence ATGAAAAAGCGCAAAGACATAATTCAACTTCTATTAAGCGTAGCTATCATTCTTCTGGTAAATTTTATTTCTACTTTTTTCTTTTTACGATTTGACTTGACTTCCGATAAGCGCTATACGCTTTCTCCCGCCACCAAAGAAATGCTCGGCAAACTCGATGACATTGTCTATTTCAAAATTTACCTTGAAGGAGATTTGCCTGCGGGATTTGACCGCTTGAAAACTTCCACAAAAGAAATGCTTTATGAAATGCGCGTGCATTCGCACAATAATATTGAATATGAATTTATCAATCCGAATGAAAGTCCGGAGAAAAAAAAGCAAAATGAAATTGCTTTGCAATTAATGCAAAAAGGATTAACACCAACTTATATAGAACAGAAAGTGGAAGCGGGAACTTCTCAGCAAATGATTTTTCCGGGAGCGATTGCGAGTTACAAAAGCGGAAACAAAGAATTTGCAGTTCAACTTTTCAAAGAGCAGGTGGGAACGCCCAGCGAAATGCAGCTCAGCAATTCCATTCAATCGCTCGAATATGAAATTTCAACTACCATTCGAAAACTCACGATGGACATGAAAGCGAAAATCGCTTTCACCGAAGGGCACGGAGAACTCGATTCGGTTTATGTGGCGGATATTTCAAAAGCGCTGAGCGATTATTATTCTGTGAGCCGAATCAAACTTCAGGGAAAAATAAAAAATATTGAAAAGATAAATCAGCAGAAAGCAATCATCATTGCCAAGCCCGATTCATTTTTTACGGAGCAAAATAAATTTATCATTGACCAGTACATCATGCAGGGCGGAAAAGTTTTGTGGCTGGTGGATGGAGTTTATGCGAGCATGGATAGTTTACGCAAAGCGCCCGAAACTTTCGCCATAAAATTTCCTCTCGGCCTCGACAATCAACTTTTCCGCTATGGAGTCAGGATAAATTCAAATCTGGTGATGGATTTGCGCAGCGGAGTCATTCCGGTTCCGGTGAACAATAAATATAAATTGATGCCCTGGTTTTATTTTCCGCTTCTCGCACAAAGCAACAATCATCCGATTGTAAACAATCTTAATCTGGTGAAAGGAGAATTTGCCAGCACGATTGACACAGTGAATGTTTCGGGAATAAAAAAAACTTTTTTGCTTTCCACTTCGAAATACACCAGTGTTCAAAATACTCCCGCAAAAATTGACATTCGTACAATTTTTGAAGAGCCAGATACGAGAATTTTTAATCAGGCATATAAACCGGTGGCTGTTTTGCTGGAAGGAGAATTTCAATCGCTTTATAAAAATCATCCGCTGCCGGGAATTGATTCCATTCCGCAGGTAAAATTCAAAGAGAAAAATGTTGCCACAAAAATGATTGTAGTAGCAAATGGAGACATCATAAAAAATGTTGTGCAACAATCCACCAACCGCGCATACCCGCTCGGCTATGATATTTATTCGCAACAAATCTATGGAAACAAAAATTTTATTCTGAACGCGGTTAACTATCTTTGCGATGATTCGGGATTACTGGAAGTACGCTCGCGCGAATTAAAATTAAGAATGATGGACCGAAAAAAAGTTTCGGAAGAAAAATTTAAATGGCAGGCAATTAACACCTCTGTTCCGATTTTACTTATAATTATTTTTGGAATCATTCAGGCAGTCATACGAAAAAAGAAATTTACATTGTAA
- the dnaN gene encoding DNA polymerase III subunit beta: MKFIISSSALSKQVGALSGVLSTSNALPILDNFLFHINKGELKISASDLETTMTATLPVESKDSGTIAVPARMLLDTLKTFPEQPLTFTIDKKKFAIEISSDYGKYKLTGHDGDDFPKMAEVESPSSFEMDADTLGKAITKTLFAVGNDELRPVMCGVFVQLEGNEITFVSTDAHKLVRYKRSDTKSKKASSYIIPRKPLTLLKNILAGDKKVKVEYNNTNVSFTFGNTHLVSRLIDGKYPNYEAVIPKENPNKMIVDREAFLNSIRRVSIFANQTTHQVRLKLKGSELNVSAEDLDFSNEAAERLTCTYKGEDIEIGFNSKFLAEMLSNMDSEEVQFEMSSPNRAGVLLPAKNGNKEEDILMLVMPVMLNN; the protein is encoded by the coding sequence ATGAAATTTATAATTTCCAGTTCTGCGCTTTCAAAACAAGTTGGCGCGCTTAGCGGGGTGCTCAGCACCAGCAATGCGCTTCCCATCCTCGATAATTTTCTTTTCCACATCAACAAAGGAGAATTAAAAATTTCTGCATCTGATTTGGAAACTACCATGACCGCCACGCTTCCGGTTGAATCAAAAGATTCAGGAACTATTGCAGTGCCGGCTCGTATGCTTCTCGATACGCTGAAAACTTTTCCTGAACAGCCGCTCACTTTTACCATTGATAAGAAAAAATTCGCCATTGAAATTTCTTCCGATTACGGAAAATATAAACTTACCGGTCATGACGGAGATGATTTTCCGAAGATGGCGGAAGTGGAATCGCCATCTTCCTTTGAGATGGATGCAGACACGCTGGGCAAAGCAATTACAAAAACTTTATTCGCAGTGGGAAATGATGAACTGCGCCCTGTAATGTGTGGCGTGTTTGTGCAACTCGAAGGAAATGAAATTACGTTTGTTTCCACCGATGCGCATAAACTTGTTCGCTACAAGCGCAGCGATACGAAATCAAAAAAAGCAAGTTCGTACATCATTCCGAGAAAACCGCTCACGCTTCTGAAAAATATTCTGGCGGGCGATAAGAAGGTAAAAGTGGAATACAATAACACGAATGTTTCATTCACATTTGGAAATACACATCTTGTTTCACGTTTGATTGATGGAAAATATCCGAACTACGAAGCGGTGATTCCAAAAGAAAATCCGAATAAGATGATTGTTGACCGGGAAGCATTTCTCAATTCCATCCGCAGAGTTTCCATCTTCGCAAATCAAACCACCCACCAGGTTCGCCTGAAATTAAAAGGAAGCGAACTGAATGTTTCTGCCGAGGATTTGGATTTTTCTAACGAAGCGGCCGAGCGCCTCACTTGCACATACAAAGGCGAAGACATCGAAATCGGTTTCAACTCAAAGTTTCTTGCCGAAATGCTGAGCAACATGGACAGCGAAGAGGTTCAGTTTGAAATGAGTTCGCCTAATCGCGCAGGCGTTTTGCTTCCGGCAAAAAACGGAAATAAGGAAGAAGATATTCTCATGCTTGTTATGCCCGTGATGCTAAACAATTAA
- a CDS encoding T9SS type A sorting domain-containing protein has protein sequence MKKFLLFTAIIFSKFSYGNFITANPSNYTSFLSSLVAGDTLFLTAGTYTNNLTLNNLTGTSSQPIVIMGSANLYTTIFQGQSCCNTVSITKCGYVVIKNLQLDGLNLAVDAVKGEGIAGNFAHHITLEYLNIINYGNNQQIVGISTKCSAWDWVIRKNKIVGAGTGMYLGNSTGEDPFVNGLIEYNLIMNTLGYNIEIKHQLDTVRDNFAGTSVNGKTILRYNVFCKENNASTGANARPNLLVGGFPLSGWGTNDYYEIYGNFFYQNPTEALFQGTGNIMLYENIFVNHVDPSGYRAVYITPQNGVSPQDIKIFHNTMWANNSSGGIRLFSPNTSYQQYCYGNAVFAPSAITNFTNTLDNVTDSYSNASTYVLSASTNLSSLDLYPASGQLTATATPNNLFQSNTDWDIDFNADLYNWTFRGAYSGCCTNNGWQLQLDTMPTHPNTLTSLYENSENDFEVNVFPNPSKNIFTVIASETKQSHIEVENIMGEKIFTSNNFQIDLSSQPCGIYFLKINSENRTVVKKIIKE, from the coding sequence ATGAAAAAGTTTTTACTCTTTACCGCAATTATTTTTTCAAAATTCTCCTATGGAAATTTCATCACCGCCAATCCTTCCAACTACACAAGTTTTCTTTCTTCACTTGTTGCTGGCGACACGCTTTTTCTAACTGCGGGCACTTACACAAATAATCTCACGCTGAATAATCTCACGGGAACTTCTTCTCAGCCCATTGTGATAATGGGAAGCGCGAATCTTTACACAACTATTTTTCAAGGACAATCCTGCTGCAATACGGTGAGCATTACCAAGTGCGGATATGTTGTGATAAAAAATCTTCAACTCGATGGATTGAATCTCGCTGTAGACGCTGTGAAAGGCGAAGGCATTGCCGGAAATTTCGCGCATCACATCACGCTTGAATATCTTAACATCATTAACTACGGAAACAACCAGCAGATTGTGGGCATCAGCACAAAATGTTCTGCATGGGATTGGGTGATTCGGAAAAATAAAATCGTTGGAGCCGGAACAGGAATGTATCTGGGAAATTCAACAGGAGAAGACCCGTTTGTGAATGGGCTGATTGAATACAATCTCATTATGAATACGCTCGGCTACAACATTGAAATAAAACACCAGCTTGATACCGTGCGCGATAATTTTGCCGGAACCTCCGTGAACGGAAAAACAATTCTCCGCTATAATGTTTTCTGCAAAGAGAACAATGCTTCCACAGGAGCGAATGCCCGCCCGAATCTTTTGGTGGGAGGATTTCCGCTCAGCGGCTGGGGCACGAATGATTACTACGAGATTTACGGAAACTTTTTTTACCAGAATCCTACCGAAGCTCTTTTCCAGGGAACGGGAAACATAATGCTCTATGAAAATATTTTTGTGAATCATGTTGACCCTTCCGGCTATCGTGCAGTTTATATTACTCCGCAGAACGGAGTGAGCCCGCAGGATATAAAAATTTTTCATAACACCATGTGGGCGAATAATTCTTCGGGAGGAATCCGGCTTTTCAGTCCAAACACATCTTATCAGCAATATTGTTACGGCAATGCGGTGTTTGCTCCTTCTGCGATTACAAATTTTACAAACACGCTCGACAATGTTACCGATTCATACAGCAATGCTTCCACGTATGTGCTTTCCGCATCCACCAATCTTTCTTCACTTGATTTATATCCTGCATCGGGACAACTCACCGCAACTGCAACTCCGAACAATCTTTTTCAATCAAACACCGACTGGGATATTGATTTCAATGCAGACTTATACAACTGGACTTTTCGCGGAGCATATTCAGGTTGCTGCACGAACAATGGCTGGCAATTGCAATTAGATACAATGCCTACGCATCCGAATACGCTCACTTCTCTTTATGAAAATTCAGAAAATGATTTTGAAGTGAATGTTTTTCCGAATCCTTCTAAAAATATTTTTACCGTCATTGCGAGCGAAACAAAGCAATCTCACATAGAAGTCGAAAATATTATGGGAGAAAAAATATTTACTTCAAATAATTTTCAAATTGATTTAAGTTCTCAACCCTGTGGAATTTATTTTCTGAAAATAAATTCTGAAAATAGAACTGTAGTTAAAAAAATAATTAAAGAATAA
- a CDS encoding T9SS type A sorting domain-containing protein: MKKYLLAFLISQISCFAYAQSKICLDIGQPIDNSSGQIYLNYSEIAQTCTPNIRLNFILGPWNSPDDVTLHNGKTWKQTYDEMVDSLVNRGIQIYGLIGAQIQPNSIGDLLIAYPSDNTADSAAAAQWEQLYVYNFVSVVDKFKDRVHTFESYNEPNNWDNGWTSVVCTQWFAYILQDIYLNVKYFNGHWNDPAWQVNLISGALFTFDANDGSQYLDDTYWYGKNVWAWDWTNQETGSYPLDGIGQHLYVEQGSSVPSTITTALNKNINGMWNIIAKWEGNSTPKKIWVSEFGWESSNVTEQGQADNLKNSFALFLNDNRIALANWFTFMDWPGAYWGLYYFGNFSPSDRKLAYFEFQKLTNCNPVSVSENLNKEKFSLLFDAAAGNYILTSPSREKLKIEIWNSVGEKIIERNIPGGTRNLIINKENRPSGIYFLRAETENNFSVLKIIF, from the coding sequence ATGAAAAAATATTTACTTGCTTTTCTCATTTCGCAAATCTCCTGTTTTGCTTACGCGCAATCAAAAATTTGCCTCGACATTGGCCAGCCGATTGATAATTCTTCAGGGCAGATTTATTTAAATTATTCCGAGATAGCGCAAACCTGCACTCCGAATATTCGTTTGAATTTTATTCTCGGTCCGTGGAATTCTCCCGATGATGTTACGCTTCACAACGGAAAAACATGGAAGCAAACCTACGATGAGATGGTGGATAGTTTGGTGAACCGCGGTATTCAGATTTACGGATTGATTGGCGCGCAAATTCAGCCCAACTCTATAGGAGATTTGCTTATTGCTTATCCGAGCGATAACACTGCCGATTCTGCCGCTGCTGCGCAGTGGGAGCAACTTTATGTTTACAATTTCGTGAGCGTGGTGGATAAATTCAAAGACCGCGTTCACACATTTGAAAGTTACAACGAGCCCAACAACTGGGATAACGGATGGACTTCGGTGGTTTGCACGCAATGGTTCGCATACATTCTTCAGGATATTTATCTGAACGTAAAATATTTTAACGGGCATTGGAATGACCCTGCATGGCAGGTGAATTTAATTTCGGGGGCTCTGTTCACATTCGATGCAAATGATGGCTCGCAATATTTGGACGACACCTATTGGTACGGGAAAAATGTTTGGGCTTGGGACTGGACGAATCAGGAAACCGGAAGTTATCCGCTCGATGGAATCGGTCAGCATTTATATGTAGAGCAGGGAAGTTCGGTACCGTCCACTATCACCACCGCGCTGAACAAAAACATAAACGGCATGTGGAATATTATTGCGAAATGGGAAGGCAACAGCACTCCCAAAAAAATCTGGGTTTCAGAATTCGGCTGGGAATCTTCAAATGTAACGGAGCAGGGGCAGGCGGATAATCTGAAAAATTCTTTTGCTCTTTTTCTGAATGACAACCGCATTGCGCTTGCAAACTGGTTTACGTTTATGGATTGGCCCGGAGCATACTGGGGATTATATTACTTCGGAAATTTTTCTCCCTCCGACAGGAAACTTGCTTACTTTGAATTTCAGAAACTCACCAATTGCAATCCTGTTTCTGTTTCTGAAAATCTGAATAAAGAAAAATTTTCTCTGCTGTTTGATGCTGCTGCGGGAAATTATATTTTAACATCTCCTTCCCGGGAAAAATTAAAAATTGAAATCTGGAATTCAGTAGGAGAAAAAATTATAGAACGAAATATTCCGGGTGGAACAAGAAATCTCATTATTAATAAGGAAAACAGGCCCAGCGGAATTTATTTTCTTCGTGCAGAAACAGAAAATAATTTTTCGGTTTTAAAAATTATCTTCTGA